The following nucleotide sequence is from Prosthecodimorpha staleyi.
AGCCACCCTCCTCGGCCGCGCGTCTGGCCGCCTTCCAGGCGGTATAGACCGCGTTCGACTTCGGCGCGGTGGCGACATAGACGACCGCCTGAGCGATCGCCAGTTCGCCTTCCGGCGAGCCGAGGAAATCGTAGGCATCCTTGGCCGCATTGGCGACGACGAGGGCCTGCGGATCGGCCAGCCCGATATCCTCGACCGCCATCCGGACCACGCGCCGCGCGATGAACAGCGGATCCTCGCCGGCATCGACCATGCGGGCGAGATAGTAGAGCGCGGCGTCGGGATCGGAGCCGCGCACCGACTTGTGCAGCGCGGAGATCAGATTGTAGTGGCCGTCCTGGCCCTTGTCGTAGATCGGCGCGCGCCGCTGCACGACCGCCTGCAGGGTCGCGGCATCGAACACCTCACCGGGACCGGCGGCCCGGGCCACATCCTCGGCCAGCGTGATCGCGGCCCGGCCGTCGCCGTCGGCCATGCGGATCAGGACGCCGCGCGCTTCCGCGTCGAGCGGCAGCGGCCGGCCGAGTTCCATCTCGGCGCGCTCCAGAAGCCGGCCGATCGCGGCCTCGTCATGGGCCTTGAAGACCAGCACATGGGCGCGCGAGAGCAGCGCCGCGTTGAGCTCAAAGGACGGATTCTCGGTGGTCGCGCCGACCAGCACGATGGTGCCGTCTTCCATCACCGGCAGGAAGCCGTCCTGCTGGGCGCGGTTGAAGCGATGGATCTCGTCGACGAAGAGCAGCGTGCCCTGCCCGGAGAGGCGGCGCCCGCGCGCCGCCTCGAACACCTTCTTCAAGTCGGCGACGCCGGAGAAGATCGCCGAGATCTGCTCGAAATGCAGCTTCGTCTCACCGGCCAGCAGCCGGGCGACCGTCGTCTTGCCGGTGCCGGGCGGCCCCCAGAAGATCAGGCTGCCGAGCGAGCCGGAGCGCAGCATGCGGGTGATCGTGCCGTCCGGCCCGACCAGATGGTCCTGCCCGACCACGTCGGCGAGCCGCGTCGGCCGCAACCGGTCGGCGAGCGGGCGCACCGCCGCCCTGTCGAGCCCGGCCGAACTGAACAGATCCGCCATCACCGCCTCCGGCCGAGGGGCCGCCCCTCAGCTGCGCACCGCGAAGCGGACGACCTCGCCGCCGCGCTGGACCGCGACCCGCCAGGAGCCCGGATCCGACTGGGTGACCTTCTCGAGCGTCT
It contains:
- a CDS encoding replication-associated recombination protein A, which codes for MADLFSSAGLDRAAVRPLADRLRPTRLADVVGQDHLVGPDGTITRMLRSGSLGSLIFWGPPGTGKTTVARLLAGETKLHFEQISAIFSGVADLKKVFEAARGRRLSGQGTLLFVDEIHRFNRAQQDGFLPVMEDGTIVLVGATTENPSFELNAALLSRAHVLVFKAHDEAAIGRLLERAEMELGRPLPLDAEARGVLIRMADGDGRAAITLAEDVARAAGPGEVFDAATLQAVVQRRAPIYDKGQDGHYNLISALHKSVRGSDPDAALYYLARMVDAGEDPLFIARRVVRMAVEDIGLADPQALVVANAAKDAYDFLGSPEGELAIAQAVVYVATAPKSNAVYTAWKAARRAAEEGGSLVPPKHILNAPTKLMGREGYGAGYQYDHDQPDAFSGQDYFPEKLGRRSFYEPVERGFERDIRKRLDWWEKLRRERRGG